In the Lysinibacillus sp. PLM2 genome, one interval contains:
- the mrpB_1 gene encoding Na(+)/H(+) antiporter subunit B, with amino-acid sequence MKINDVILRTVVKGVILIILTLGVFLFFSGHNAPGGGFIGGLVLGSAVVLLYITYDIETIQKKMPFDFKLVAGFGVLLATGTSIGSLFFDAPFLTQTDGYFTIPLLGEKHLTTVSIFEAGVALTVIGTLVTIIISISEDE; translated from the coding sequence TTGAAAATAAATGATGTAATATTACGTACGGTTGTAAAAGGGGTTATCCTCATTATTTTAACATTGGGTGTCTTTCTATTCTTTTCTGGTCATAATGCGCCAGGTGGTGGCTTCATTGGGGGGCTCGTCCTAGGATCTGCTGTGGTATTGCTTTATATCACTTATGATATTGAAACCATACAAAAAAAGATGCCTTTTGACTTTAAGTTGGTAGCAGGATTCGGTGTTCTTTTAGCGACGGGTACTTCGATTGGCTCTCTCTTTTTTGATGCGCCCTTTTTAACCCAAACGGATGGTTATTTTACTATTCCATTATTAGGTGAAAAACATTTAACAACTGTATCCATTTTTGAAGCCGGAGTAGCTTTAACTGTTATTGGAACACTTGTCACAATTATTATAAGTATAAGTGAGGATGAGTAG
- a CDS encoding Na(+)/H(+) antiporter subunit C, with translation MVLLVGVLVTVGTYLILSRNIIRVILGTAVLSHAVHLLILTVGGLKTGAVPLLSHSEGPFTDALPQALILTAIVISFATTAFLLVLAYRMYKTNKTDDISELRGISDE, from the coding sequence ATGGTTTTATTAGTTGGTGTTCTTGTTACTGTTGGGACATATTTAATCCTCTCTCGAAATATTATTCGTGTTATTTTAGGAACTGCAGTTTTATCCCATGCTGTTCATTTACTAATCTTAACGGTAGGTGGATTGAAAACTGGAGCTGTTCCTCTTCTAAGTCATTCGGAAGGGCCATTTACAGATGCTCTTCCTCAAGCATTAATTCTAACTGCTATTGTGATAAGCTTTGCAACAACTGCGTTTTTATTGGTGCTAGCATACCGAATGTATAAAACGAATAAAACGGATGATATAAGTGAATTGAGAGGTATCTCAGATGAGTAA
- a CDS encoding Na+/H+ antiporter subunit A, translating to MTIEFAIILAPFLLAALIPIFYRRLSKKMIGWIVFFVPLILFILLTTYIPRISNGEVISNTFEWIPSLGINFSTYIDGLSLIFGLLITGVGTLVVFYSNFYLSKKESLHHFYCYLLLFMGAMLGVVFSDNLMVFYAFWELTSVSSFLLIAFWHHRKASRAGARKSMTITISGGIALLVGFLMLYSMTDTMSIREIIANVGEVSHHPLFIPTLILILIGAFTKSAQFPFHIWLPDAMEAPTPVSAYLHSATMVKAGLYVVARFTPVFGGEMLWFWLVTGIGLITLFWGSFNAVRQTDLKAILAFSTVSQLGLIMSLLGIGSIALNFGYSTESIIFTNASFAALFHLINHSTFKGALFMMVGIVDHEVGTRDIRRLGGLMSIMPITFTIALIGCFSMAGLPPFNGFLSKEMFFTAVVNVTELNIFSLSSLGLLIPIVAWIASIFTFIYCLVIVLRTFTGKIKPDISERVLHEAPFGMLLSPLILVVIVILIFFFPNVIGNYMLKPAMASIYPTFPSAEEMTPHIYAWHGFNLELMMTIGVVILGIVLYKLMKFWTKVYNWIPKKFTLNAIYESVITKSETISGSLTNRYMTGNLTNYFVYIYAIFVSVVAGYFIFSDAFIWNPLNGSKVDHYELLLVFIMIFASIALIFVKSRISIVLLNGVLGYSVAFFFVTFRAPDLALTQLVVESVTTALFLICFKFLPEIKPEKPSTIRKLSKGVISLLVGLTVTIVGLAVVNYDKFEAISSYFEDSYTLAGGKNIVNTILGDFRAFDTMLEVVVLFIAGLGVYSLIKLKARKEDTDIENK from the coding sequence GTGACAATCGAATTTGCCATCATCCTAGCCCCATTTTTATTAGCTGCACTTATCCCTATTTTTTATAGGCGATTGAGCAAAAAAATGATTGGTTGGATTGTCTTTTTTGTTCCATTAATTCTTTTCATTTTACTAACAACGTATATCCCTCGAATATCCAATGGTGAAGTCATTTCAAATACATTTGAGTGGATCCCCTCTTTAGGAATAAATTTTTCAACATATATTGATGGACTAAGTTTAATTTTTGGGTTACTCATCACTGGTGTTGGAACGTTGGTCGTCTTTTACTCCAATTTTTATTTATCAAAAAAAGAATCGCTGCACCATTTTTATTGTTATTTGTTATTATTCATGGGTGCTATGTTAGGTGTTGTATTTTCTGACAACTTAATGGTATTTTATGCATTTTGGGAATTAACTAGTGTTTCATCGTTCTTGTTAATTGCATTTTGGCATCACCGGAAGGCATCACGTGCTGGTGCGCGGAAATCTATGACTATTACTATATCTGGTGGCATTGCCCTGTTAGTTGGGTTTTTAATGCTCTATTCAATGACTGACACTATGAGCATAAGAGAGATTATCGCCAATGTAGGTGAAGTAAGCCACCATCCCCTTTTTATCCCAACATTAATTCTTATTCTTATAGGTGCATTCACAAAATCTGCACAATTTCCTTTTCATATATGGTTACCCGATGCAATGGAAGCGCCTACACCTGTTAGTGCTTATCTACATTCCGCAACGATGGTTAAAGCCGGGCTTTATGTAGTTGCGCGTTTTACTCCAGTATTTGGAGGCGAAATGCTTTGGTTTTGGTTGGTAACTGGTATCGGGCTAATAACGCTATTTTGGGGATCATTCAATGCAGTACGTCAAACGGATTTGAAAGCAATATTGGCTTTTTCTACTGTTAGCCAACTTGGTTTAATAATGAGTCTATTAGGAATTGGCTCCATTGCACTTAATTTTGGATATTCTACTGAATCTATCATTTTTACAAATGCATCATTTGCGGCATTATTTCATTTAATTAATCATTCTACGTTCAAAGGCGCTTTGTTTATGATGGTAGGTATTGTTGACCATGAAGTTGGAACCCGTGATATTAGACGTTTAGGTGGATTAATGTCCATTATGCCTATCACCTTTACCATTGCTTTAATTGGCTGTTTTTCGATGGCTGGACTACCACCTTTTAATGGCTTTTTAAGTAAAGAAATGTTCTTTACTGCGGTTGTTAACGTGACTGAGTTAAACATCTTTTCTCTAAGTAGCTTAGGATTATTAATTCCAATCGTGGCATGGATAGCTAGTATCTTTACTTTTATTTATTGTTTGGTAATTGTTTTGCGTACTTTTACTGGGAAGATTAAACCAGACATATCTGAAAGGGTACTTCACGAAGCACCATTTGGAATGTTATTGTCACCACTCATTTTAGTCGTAATTGTTATTTTAATATTCTTCTTTCCAAATGTCATTGGTAACTATATGCTGAAGCCTGCCATGGCTAGCATCTATCCTACTTTCCCATCAGCAGAAGAAATGACGCCGCATATCTACGCATGGCATGGATTTAACTTAGAGTTGATGATGACAATTGGCGTTGTTATCTTAGGCATTGTCTTATATAAATTAATGAAATTCTGGACGAAAGTATATAATTGGATTCCTAAAAAATTCACTTTAAATGCTATTTACGAGAGTGTAATTACAAAAAGTGAAACAATTTCAGGAAGCCTTACAAATCGTTATATGACTGGGAATTTAACAAATTACTTTGTTTATATATATGCAATATTTGTGTCAGTTGTAGCGGGCTATTTTATTTTTTCTGATGCATTCATTTGGAATCCATTAAATGGTTCAAAAGTAGATCATTATGAGTTGTTGTTAGTATTTATTATGATTTTTGCATCGATAGCACTTATTTTTGTTAAGTCAAGAATTTCAATAGTTTTATTAAACGGAGTACTTGGTTATTCAGTTGCGTTTTTCTTTGTTACTTTCCGTGCACCTGATTTAGCGTTAACGCAATTAGTTGTTGAGTCTGTTACGACAGCCTTATTTTTAATCTGTTTTAAGTTTTTACCCGAAATCAAACCTGAAAAACCTTCAACTATACGGAAATTATCAAAAGGGGTTATTTCATTATTAGTGGGATTAACTGTAACGATTGTAGGGTTAGCGGTTGTAAACTATGACAAATTTGAAGCTATTTCTTCATATTTTGAGGATTCTTATACTCTTGCAGGTGGAAAAAATATTGTTAACACGATTTTAGGAGATTTCCGTGCTTTCGACACGATGCTAGAAGTAGTTGTTCTCTTTATTGCGGGCTTAGGGGTTTATTCACTCATTAAGTTAAAAGCAAGAAAGGAGGATACAGATATTGAAAATAAATGA
- a CDS encoding Na+/H+ antiporter subunit E, with protein MLGQFILNLFIALLWLLLMDEPIPQLTTFFSGFVVGVVILYIMHRFFGTKFYLRRLFKMILLVLLFIRELISSSFSVMKQILTPKLNITPGIFTYKTNLIGEWEITALALLLTLTPGSVVMEVSEEGNVFYIHAMDLEECKESVIRSIAKFENAIMEVTR; from the coding sequence ATGTTAGGTCAATTTATCTTAAACCTTTTTATAGCATTGTTATGGCTTTTATTAATGGACGAACCGATACCACAGCTAACAACATTCTTTTCTGGCTTTGTTGTAGGCGTAGTGATCTTGTATATTATGCATCGTTTCTTTGGAACAAAGTTTTATCTTCGTAGATTGTTTAAAATGATACTTCTTGTTTTGCTCTTTATAAGAGAGCTAATTAGCTCTAGTTTTTCAGTTATGAAGCAAATTTTAACACCAAAGTTAAATATTACCCCTGGGATTTTTACTTATAAAACAAATTTAATCGGTGAATGGGAAATTACTGCTTTAGCGTTACTTTTAACACTTACACCAGGATCAGTAGTAATGGAAGTGTCAGAAGAAGGAAATGTATTTTACATACATGCAATGGACTTAGAGGAATGTAAAGAGTCGGTAATACGTTCTATAGCAAAGTTTGAGAATGCGATTATGGAGGTGACGAGGTAG
- the mrpF_1 gene encoding Na(+)/H(+) antiporter subunit F encodes MKEMILMLALALFMVAIFLNLYRVIVGPSMPDRAIALDTIGVNLISAIAIVSIVLTTKAFLEAILILGILAFIGTIAFSKYIERGTIIERNRNN; translated from the coding sequence GTGAAGGAAATGATATTAATGTTGGCTTTAGCTTTATTTATGGTGGCCATTTTCCTAAATCTATATCGTGTCATTGTAGGTCCATCTATGCCAGATCGAGCTATAGCTTTAGATACTATTGGAGTAAATTTAATTTCTGCTATTGCCATTGTTTCAATTGTACTTACTACAAAAGCTTTTTTAGAAGCAATACTCATATTAGGAATTTTAGCATTTATCGGAACAATAGCCTTTTCGAAATATATTGAGAGGGGGACTATTATTGAGCGGAACAGAAATAATTGA
- a CDS encoding Na+/H+ antiporter subunit G produces the protein MSGTEIIEWTAVLLILIGAIVSVISALGLIRLPDVYTRSHAASKSATLAVMVCLLGAFLYFWSHDGFVSIRLILGIIFVFITSPVAGHLICRAAYRSRVPLAEGSGEDELKQVLFGTNTEEVKAEVAGSESNNNIKS, from the coding sequence TTGAGCGGAACAGAAATAATTGAATGGACAGCAGTATTGTTAATACTAATTGGTGCCATAGTTAGTGTTATAAGCGCTTTAGGTTTAATCCGTTTACCTGATGTCTATACAAGATCTCATGCAGCGTCTAAAAGTGCAACATTAGCAGTAATGGTATGTTTATTAGGTGCCTTTCTCTATTTTTGGTCTCATGATGGCTTTGTTAGTATCCGCTTAATATTAGGGATTATCTTTGTATTCATCACATCCCCGGTAGCTGGCCATTTAATTTGCCGTGCAGCCTATCGTTCTCGTGTTCCGTTAGCAGAAGGTTCAGGGGAAGATGAGTTAAAGCAAGTACTATTTGGGACAAATACAGAAGAGGTAAAAGCTGAAGTAGCGGGTTCAGAAAGTAACAATAATATAAAAAGTTAG
- a CDS encoding Na+/H+ antiporter subunit D: protein MSNIIVMPLIIPIITAVILVFLRENIVLQRIITLITMVFITGISILLLQLVQTEGILKLEFSGWVSPYGILFVADTFSVLMMLSANIVSTLCLIYAFSTIGFKYENMFFYTFVLFLIAGVNGSFLTGDIFNLFVCFEVMLLASYVLVALGGRKIQLRESLKYVLINVLASWIFLVALAYLYGTVKTLNMAHIAERVLEGNQDAMLTTVSILFLIVFSLKSGLLLFFWLPGSYSVPPTAVQALFAGLLTKVGIYALIRTFTLMFPLNPDVTHTLIGIMAGITIIAGCMGALSGKDVYTIATYNVVIGVGFILIGLAVGTEAAISGAIFYLIHDMVAKALLFLLIGTMVYLTGETIVKRMSGLIQIYPLFGWIFFVVLLALTGVPPLSGFVGKILIGQGAIEVGAYVLLALGFASSIIVLYSLLRIFLASFFGETTVSLEDRKPIPRGAMVSFILFTIAIVYIGIGAESLMVYIEDATRTLMNPSRYIEAILKG from the coding sequence ATGAGTAATATTATTGTAATGCCTTTGATTATTCCAATCATAACGGCGGTAATCCTTGTATTTTTACGTGAAAATATTGTCTTACAGCGAATTATTACTCTTATTACAATGGTTTTTATTACGGGTATTTCAATTCTGCTTTTGCAATTAGTACAAACAGAAGGAATATTAAAGCTAGAGTTTAGTGGCTGGGTGTCTCCTTACGGTATTTTGTTTGTAGCAGATACCTTTTCAGTTTTAATGATGCTAAGTGCAAATATCGTCTCGACCCTTTGCTTAATTTACGCTTTCTCCACGATTGGTTTCAAATATGAAAATATGTTTTTTTATACCTTTGTCTTATTTTTAATTGCTGGGGTAAACGGATCCTTTCTAACTGGTGATATATTCAATTTATTCGTTTGTTTTGAAGTTATGTTATTAGCTTCTTATGTTCTGGTTGCTTTAGGCGGTAGAAAGATACAATTAAGAGAGTCATTGAAATATGTGTTAATCAATGTTTTAGCTTCTTGGATATTCCTGGTAGCATTAGCATATTTGTATGGAACGGTTAAAACGTTAAACATGGCTCACATTGCTGAGCGGGTTTTAGAGGGTAACCAGGATGCAATGCTCACCACGGTATCCATATTATTTCTAATCGTATTTAGTTTAAAATCTGGACTTTTATTGTTCTTTTGGTTGCCAGGTTCGTACAGTGTTCCTCCAACAGCAGTGCAAGCATTATTTGCTGGATTATTAACTAAGGTCGGTATTTATGCTTTGATTCGTACATTTACTTTAATGTTTCCTTTAAATCCAGATGTAACCCACACGCTTATTGGAATAATGGCAGGAATAACGATTATTGCGGGATGTATGGGAGCATTATCGGGTAAAGACGTTTATACAATTGCCACATATAACGTAGTAATTGGTGTCGGATTTATCCTTATAGGATTAGCGGTAGGAACAGAGGCTGCAATATCTGGTGCAATTTTTTATTTAATTCATGACATGGTTGCAAAAGCATTATTATTCCTGTTAATTGGTACAATGGTTTATTTAACGGGAGAAACGATTGTTAAAAGAATGAGTGGACTTATTCAAATTTATCCATTATTCGGTTGGATCTTTTTCGTTGTTTTACTCGCATTAACAGGTGTTCCTCCTTTAAGTGGCTTTGTAGGAAAAATTCTAATAGGACAAGGTGCAATTGAAGTGGGTGCTTATGTATTATTAGCTCTTGGTTTTGCTTCAAGTATTATTGTTTTATATTCTTTATTACGAATATTCTTAGCATCATTCTTTGGAGAAACAACAGTAAGTTTAGAAGACAGAAAACCAATACCAAGGGGAGCAATGGTATCTTTTATACTGTTTACAATCGCCATTGTTTATATTGGTATAGGTGCCGAAAGCTTAATGGTGTATATAGAAGATGCGACCCGTACATTGATGAATCCATCTAGATATATAGAAGCGATTTTAAAGGGGTGA